The following coding sequences lie in one Vulgatibacter sp. genomic window:
- a CDS encoding class I SAM-dependent methyltransferase, with protein sequence MIEPSQAVVTTPRRPKAVDVAEARAEAARLGCRYVERRSQGWEKLVETTGARAVLAVAHGDRALWLPGMTVPWRFHGGMAVLRIRRMIAGVEPDPFLAACDVRAGDRFLDCTGGACADALVAAHAVGEGGHVEVIEASALLHAVTGHGARHVRFGEAPIDAALSRMHVTLGDHLEVLRSLPDRSYDVVYFDPMFRETTTAAPGFDVVRALADPRPLAAEALAEARRVARRRVVLQDRKTGGELERLGLPELPVMSRYAQVRFGGLVFA encoded by the coding sequence ATGATCGAGCCGTCCCAGGCGGTGGTGACCACACCGCGCAGGCCGAAAGCCGTTGACGTCGCCGAGGCCCGGGCCGAGGCGGCGCGCCTCGGCTGCCGCTACGTCGAACGCCGCAGCCAGGGGTGGGAGAAGCTGGTGGAAACTACCGGCGCACGAGCGGTGCTGGCGGTGGCCCACGGCGACCGGGCGCTGTGGCTGCCGGGGATGACCGTGCCCTGGCGCTTCCATGGCGGGATGGCGGTGCTGCGGATCCGGCGGATGATCGCAGGTGTCGAGCCCGATCCCTTCCTCGCCGCCTGCGACGTGCGCGCGGGGGATCGCTTCCTCGACTGCACCGGCGGCGCCTGCGCCGACGCGCTGGTCGCTGCCCACGCGGTGGGGGAGGGCGGCCACGTCGAGGTGATCGAGGCGAGCGCGCTGCTCCACGCGGTGACGGGCCATGGCGCCCGGCACGTGCGCTTCGGCGAGGCGCCCATCGACGCGGCGCTCTCGCGGATGCACGTCACCCTGGGCGATCACCTCGAGGTGCTCCGCTCGCTCCCCGATCGCTCGTACGACGTCGTCTATTTCGATCCCATGTTCCGCGAGACCACCACCGCGGCGCCGGGCTTCGACGTGGTGCGGGCCCTCGCCGACCCGCGGCCCCTCGCGGCGGAGGCCCTCGCCGAGGCCAGGCGCGTCGCGCGCCGCCGCGTGGTCCTCCAGGATCGCAAGACCGGCGGCGAGCTCGAGCGCCTCGGGCTCCCCGAGCTACCGGTGATGAGCCGCTACGCCCAGGTACGCTTCGGCGGCCTCGTATTCGCGTAG
- a CDS encoding OmpP1/FadL family transporter, with the protein MRRIILGTAAGLATTLAAQPASASGFLAARFGGEHGHPTTSNPTAMYYNPAGLALGSTYNKYDRKKEGWNFSLYLDGSFAYRTATYERPEEAISNLREPNGSDGFTPLDAVGANSGEATLGDFIASPFAAVTTNFGLENFGAGVAVYVPFGGVASWDENEDWEGNARYPGAADGVQRWWTMDGRIQSLYVTGAAAYQIPALRLSVGVGVNAVQSTVHTIRARNLDGSDDLVLEDGTTIKEGRSYLDTSGWDLSLSGGVIWEPVDRLWVGVSYQSQPGFGEMVLDGTLDTVLADGQPGVTDVELQQELPDVWRFGARWQFDRQWEARLFGEYARWSVFDRQCIVNAANAECDLAENGAEITGDGSVIQNIPRNWDDAFGLRGGVSYWFTQRAEGYIGLGYDGNAVPDETLDPALIDMTKYTLAIGGEFALASNWVLSGTFTQVIYNERNVEVEDVTTFEAPSAQPNAAGRYNQSVSVLNVYTQYTF; encoded by the coding sequence TTGAGGCGAATCATCCTCGGAACAGCAGCAGGTCTGGCGACGACCCTCGCGGCGCAGCCGGCCTCGGCGAGCGGCTTCCTCGCGGCACGTTTCGGTGGCGAACACGGCCACCCGACCACGAGCAATCCCACGGCGATGTACTACAACCCGGCGGGGTTGGCGCTCGGCTCCACCTACAACAAATACGACCGGAAGAAGGAAGGCTGGAATTTCAGCCTCTACCTCGACGGCAGCTTCGCCTACCGGACCGCCACCTACGAGCGGCCCGAGGAGGCGATCAGCAACCTCCGCGAGCCGAACGGCAGCGACGGCTTCACCCCCCTCGACGCCGTTGGCGCCAACAGCGGCGAGGCGACCCTCGGCGACTTCATCGCTTCCCCCTTCGCAGCGGTGACCACCAACTTCGGCCTCGAGAACTTCGGCGCCGGCGTGGCGGTCTACGTGCCCTTCGGCGGCGTCGCCTCCTGGGACGAGAACGAGGATTGGGAGGGCAACGCGCGATACCCCGGCGCCGCCGACGGCGTGCAGCGCTGGTGGACCATGGACGGCAGGATCCAGTCGCTCTACGTGACCGGCGCCGCCGCCTACCAGATCCCCGCGCTCCGCCTCTCCGTCGGTGTCGGCGTCAACGCGGTGCAGAGCACCGTGCACACCATCCGCGCCCGCAACCTCGACGGCAGCGACGATTTGGTCCTCGAGGACGGCACCACGATCAAGGAGGGCCGCTCCTATCTCGACACCAGCGGCTGGGACCTCTCCCTCTCGGGCGGCGTGATCTGGGAGCCCGTCGATCGGCTCTGGGTCGGCGTCTCCTACCAGAGCCAGCCCGGATTCGGCGAGATGGTCCTCGACGGCACCCTCGACACGGTGCTCGCCGACGGCCAGCCCGGCGTGACCGACGTCGAGCTGCAGCAGGAGCTCCCGGACGTGTGGCGCTTCGGCGCCCGCTGGCAGTTCGACCGGCAGTGGGAGGCCCGCCTCTTCGGCGAGTACGCCCGCTGGAGCGTCTTCGACCGGCAGTGCATCGTGAACGCTGCCAACGCCGAATGTGATCTCGCCGAGAACGGCGCGGAGATCACCGGCGACGGCTCCGTGATCCAGAACATCCCGCGCAACTGGGACGACGCCTTCGGCCTCCGCGGCGGCGTCTCCTACTGGTTCACCCAGCGCGCCGAGGGCTACATCGGCCTGGGCTACGACGGGAACGCGGTCCCCGACGAGACCCTCGATCCGGCGCTCATCGACATGACCAAGTACACGCTCGCGATCGGCGGCGAGTTCGCCCTCGCGTCGAACTGGGTCCTGAGCGGCACCTTCACCCAGGTGATCTACAACGAGCGCAACGTCGAGGTGGAGGACGTGACCACCTTCGAAGCACCCTCCGCCCAGCCGAACGCCGCCGGCCGCTACAACCAGTCGGTCAGCGTGCTCAACGTCTACACGCAGTACACCTTCTGA